From the Hymenobacter yonginensis genome, one window contains:
- a CDS encoding DUF6960 family protein has translation MPRPKPVIYGLYPWTPDYGFRYIHPANRRSFEWLEPVGKLFEKIAEDEEGEWITLRYDEQQFLVRPELFRELHLRRPAFSFGDAVEEVQPEPGRYRHFGVVSDVFWDEQSDTASYQIVERKRKLPRIFRADELRPD, from the coding sequence GTGCCCCGACCCAAACCCGTCATCTACGGCCTGTACCCCTGGACGCCCGACTACGGCTTCCGCTACATTCACCCCGCCAACCGCCGCTCGTTTGAGTGGCTGGAACCGGTGGGCAAGCTGTTCGAGAAAATTGCCGAAGACGAAGAGGGCGAGTGGATTACGCTGCGCTACGACGAGCAGCAGTTTCTGGTGCGGCCCGAGCTATTCCGGGAGCTGCACCTGCGCCGCCCGGCCTTCAGCTTCGGCGATGCCGTGGAGGAAGTGCAGCCCGAGCCCGGCCGCTACCGCCACTTCGGCGTAGTGAGCGACGTATTCTGGGATGAGCAGTCGGACACGGCCAGCTACCAGATTGTGGAGCGCAAGCGCAAGCTGCCCCGCATCTTCCGCGCCGACGAACTACGGCCGGATTAA
- a CDS encoding glycine zipper domain-containing protein, with protein sequence MRTIRFAFVAAACFLFTDCSTSRGTGAAIGGAGGAVVGGAVGGTGGAVLGGAAGAVGGAVIGNRRDKKKAERAAQEEARRNQQNNL encoded by the coding sequence ATGAGAACTATACGTTTTGCTTTCGTGGCTGCGGCCTGCTTTCTGTTCACGGATTGTTCTACCAGCCGCGGCACCGGCGCGGCCATTGGCGGCGCCGGCGGGGCTGTAGTAGGTGGTGCCGTAGGTGGCACGGGCGGGGCCGTATTGGGCGGCGCCGCCGGTGCTGTGGGCGGCGCCGTCATCGGCAACCGTCGCGACAAGAAAAAGGCCGAGCGGGCGGCTCAGGAAGAAGCCCGCCGCAACCAGCAGAACAACCTGTAG
- a CDS encoding glycosyltransferase family 39 protein: MKPSRRLLPPLLALLKFVSGYGLASRAYELHRDEYLCLDYGRHLAWGYLEVPPLTALQSWLTLALGGGWVWVKLWPILWGSLTVLLLGRLVLKLGGGAWAVALASIGYMVAAYARLNFLFQPNAFEVLAFTAAGYALVRHLQTHRSGYLYVLGAAVGLGLLNKYTTLFYVAALGVALLVSPQRHVLASRHLWGGAALALLLWLPNLGWQLLHGVPFRHHMALLHDSQLVHVSAAGFWKDQLLMCFPVVWVWGAGLLALLRAHQFRRFRVVGWLWVAGLLILTVLHGKSYYSLGYYPVLLPFGAVWLEQWVARRWHPRAWRPALLALPVLTMLPLLPFLFTLYPPAYMRHIGQNYQSLGLTRWEDGVEHVLPQDYADMLGWQELAD, translated from the coding sequence ATGAAACCTTCCCGCCGTTTGCTGCCGCCGTTGCTGGCTTTGCTCAAGTTCGTGTCGGGCTACGGGTTGGCCAGCCGGGCCTACGAGCTGCACCGCGACGAGTACCTCTGCCTCGACTACGGCCGGCATCTGGCTTGGGGCTACCTGGAGGTGCCGCCGCTCACGGCCCTGCAAAGCTGGCTGACGCTGGCGCTGGGCGGCGGCTGGGTGTGGGTGAAGCTCTGGCCGATTTTGTGGGGCAGCCTCACGGTGCTGCTGCTGGGGCGGCTGGTGCTGAAGCTGGGCGGCGGCGCCTGGGCGGTGGCGCTGGCCAGCATCGGCTACATGGTGGCGGCGTATGCGCGGCTCAATTTCCTGTTTCAGCCCAACGCCTTTGAGGTGCTGGCTTTCACAGCGGCCGGCTACGCGCTGGTGCGGCACCTGCAAACCCATCGGTCCGGCTACCTCTACGTCTTGGGCGCGGCCGTCGGGCTGGGGCTGCTGAACAAGTACACCACGCTGTTTTATGTGGCCGCGCTGGGGGTGGCGCTGCTGGTGTCGCCTCAGCGGCATGTGCTGGCCAGCCGCCACCTGTGGGGCGGGGCCGCGCTGGCGCTGCTGCTCTGGCTCCCGAATCTGGGGTGGCAGCTGCTGCACGGCGTTCCGTTCCGGCACCACATGGCCCTGCTCCACGACTCGCAGCTGGTGCACGTGTCGGCGGCCGGTTTCTGGAAAGATCAACTGCTGATGTGCTTTCCGGTGGTGTGGGTGTGGGGCGCGGGGCTGCTGGCGCTGCTGCGGGCGCACCAGTTCCGGCGGTTTCGGGTGGTGGGCTGGCTGTGGGTGGCGGGGCTGCTGATCCTGACGGTGCTGCACGGCAAAAGCTACTACAGCCTCGGCTACTACCCGGTGCTGCTGCCATTTGGGGCGGTGTGGCTGGAGCAGTGGGTGGCGCGCCGCTGGCATCCGCGCGCGTGGCGGCCGGCGCTGCTGGCCCTGCCCGTGCTGACCATGCTGCCGCTGCTGCCGTTTCTGTTCACGCTCTACCCGCCGGCCTACATGCGCCACATCGGCCAGAACTACCAGAGCCTGGGCCTCACGCGCTGGGAAGACGGCGTGGAGCACGTGCTGCCGCAAGACTACGCCGACATGCTGGGCTGGCAGGAACTGGCCGACTAG
- a CDS encoding YfcC family protein, which yields MKTIRFPHPLVLLVGFILLACLLSYVLPTGVFSRHPDAATGRDVVVAGSYHRVPATPVSPLQAIVDIPKGMVDAASVIFLVFLAGGAFTVVDQTGALRSGVDWLLRRFQGREAVVIPIISVLFATMGALENMQEEIVPLIPVLLILMRRIGYPALTAAAVSIGSAAVGAAFSPLNPFQVGIAQKLAQLPLLSGGGFRLAFLVVALAIWIAGTVRYALRHRVQPETSAAADPAALAEGRNHGLVLLLLFAAFAFFAYGVLKLGWDFEQMAALFFGLGVVAGLIGGLGFTGTAEGFLAGFRDIAFSALLIGFARAIFVVLEQGQIVDTIVNALSAPLAGLPVTLSALGMMGVHTALHLPVPSVSGQAVLTMPLLVPLSDLIGLSRQVTVLAYQYGAGLCELITPTNGALMAIVAACGVRFDQWWKFVLPLYLLLLALGATAVMVGIAVGL from the coding sequence ATGAAAACGATACGCTTCCCGCATCCGCTGGTGCTACTGGTGGGGTTTATTCTGCTGGCCTGCCTGCTGAGCTACGTGCTGCCAACCGGCGTGTTCAGCCGCCACCCTGATGCCGCCACCGGCCGCGACGTGGTGGTAGCCGGCTCCTACCACCGCGTGCCCGCCACGCCCGTCAGCCCCCTGCAGGCCATCGTGGACATTCCGAAAGGCATGGTGGATGCCGCTTCGGTCATTTTTCTGGTGTTTCTGGCCGGCGGCGCCTTCACGGTTGTGGACCAGACCGGCGCCCTGCGTAGCGGCGTCGACTGGCTGCTGCGCCGGTTTCAGGGCCGCGAGGCCGTCGTGATTCCCATCATTTCGGTGCTGTTTGCCACCATGGGTGCCCTCGAAAACATGCAGGAGGAGATAGTGCCGCTGATTCCGGTGCTGCTGATTCTGATGCGGCGCATCGGCTACCCGGCCCTCACGGCGGCGGCCGTCAGCATCGGCTCGGCGGCGGTGGGCGCGGCGTTCAGCCCCCTCAATCCGTTTCAGGTGGGCATTGCCCAAAAGCTGGCGCAGCTGCCGCTGCTGTCGGGCGGAGGCTTCCGGCTAGCGTTTCTGGTGGTGGCGCTGGCCATCTGGATTGCGGGCACCGTGCGCTACGCCCTGCGCCACCGCGTGCAGCCCGAAACCAGCGCCGCCGCCGACCCGGCCGCGCTGGCAGAAGGCCGCAACCACGGCCTGGTACTGCTGCTGCTGTTCGCGGCCTTCGCCTTCTTCGCCTACGGCGTGCTCAAGCTGGGCTGGGATTTCGAGCAGATGGCGGCCCTGTTTTTCGGGCTGGGCGTAGTGGCCGGCCTCATCGGCGGCTTGGGTTTCACGGGCACGGCCGAAGGCTTTTTAGCCGGCTTCCGCGACATTGCCTTCTCGGCGCTGCTCATCGGGTTTGCCCGCGCCATTTTCGTGGTGCTGGAACAGGGCCAGATCGTGGATACCATCGTCAATGCGCTGTCAGCGCCGCTGGCGGGGCTGCCGGTTACGCTGTCGGCCCTGGGCATGATGGGCGTGCACACGGCCCTGCACCTGCCCGTGCCCAGCGTGAGTGGCCAGGCCGTGCTCACCATGCCGCTGCTGGTGCCCCTCTCCGACCTCATCGGCCTCTCGCGCCAGGTGACGGTGCTGGCCTACCAGTACGGCGCCGGCCTCTGCGAGCTGATTACGCCCACCAACGGCGCCCTCATGGCCATAGTGGCGGCCTGCGGCGTGCGCTTCGACCAGTGGTGGAAGTTCGTGCTGCCGCTCTACCTGCTCCTGCTGGCCCTAGGCGCCACCGCCGTGATGGTGGGCATTGCCGTGGGGCTGTAG
- a CDS encoding PAS domain-containing protein: protein MASAFPVDYQQLFRALPENFLLIAPDAEATIVDNTDSHAAVSLKSRDEVVGKPLFEAYPATNEESAAIMQDSHEHVRQHLQPHTMPLIRYDLERPAAQGGGLQELYWQATHYPILDEQGRLQFILQRTQDVTEQHLAAREATRVAQELAETQQRNTFILENLPVMVWTNRADGTPDYYNPRWENFTGLTLAANAEWQETPGLIHPDDAERIATEVSQAVGAGHEYQLEFRLRRHDGQYRWVLARNVPRHNEQGELVMWVGSGTDIHDQKLLVQELLETNEQQALLSEQTYQAQRQAQYQRESLYDLFMQAPALISLARGPEHRHEFVNPPYQALFPGRELLGRSVAEVIPEAENQGFIAILDQVYQSGEPFFGQEVPFLVSDPQTGDSTERFFNVTYQPVRENGQVVGISHFSYDVTELVLARRALADFRSGAQ from the coding sequence ATGGCTTCTGCATTTCCGGTCGACTACCAACAGCTTTTCCGGGCCCTGCCCGAGAACTTTCTGCTTATTGCTCCCGACGCGGAGGCCACCATCGTGGACAATACGGATAGCCACGCGGCCGTGTCGCTGAAAAGCCGGGACGAGGTAGTGGGCAAGCCGCTTTTTGAGGCCTATCCGGCCACCAACGAAGAATCGGCTGCCATTATGCAGGATTCGCACGAGCACGTGCGGCAGCACCTGCAGCCCCACACCATGCCCCTGATCCGCTACGACCTGGAGCGGCCCGCAGCCCAGGGCGGTGGCCTGCAGGAGCTCTACTGGCAGGCCACGCACTACCCGATTCTGGACGAGCAGGGCCGGCTGCAGTTCATTCTGCAACGCACCCAGGACGTAACCGAGCAGCACCTGGCGGCCCGGGAAGCCACCCGCGTAGCCCAGGAACTGGCCGAAACCCAGCAGCGCAACACCTTCATTCTGGAAAACCTGCCGGTGATGGTGTGGACCAACCGCGCCGACGGCACGCCTGACTACTACAATCCGCGCTGGGAAAACTTCACGGGCCTGACGCTGGCGGCCAACGCCGAGTGGCAGGAAACGCCCGGTCTGATTCATCCGGACGATGCCGAGCGGATTGCGACGGAGGTAAGCCAGGCCGTGGGCGCCGGCCACGAATACCAACTGGAATTCCGGCTGCGCCGCCACGACGGGCAGTACCGCTGGGTGCTGGCCCGCAACGTGCCCCGCCACAACGAGCAGGGCGAGCTGGTGATGTGGGTAGGCAGCGGCACCGACATTCACGACCAAAAGCTGCTGGTGCAGGAGCTGCTGGAAACCAACGAGCAGCAGGCCCTGCTGTCTGAGCAGACCTACCAAGCCCAGCGCCAAGCCCAATACCAGCGCGAAAGCCTATACGACCTGTTTATGCAGGCCCCCGCCCTGATTTCCCTGGCCCGGGGCCCCGAGCATCGGCACGAGTTCGTGAACCCGCCCTACCAGGCTCTGTTTCCGGGCCGGGAGCTGCTGGGCCGGAGCGTGGCCGAGGTGATTCCGGAAGCGGAAAACCAGGGCTTCATTGCGATTCTCGACCAGGTGTATCAGTCGGGAGAACCCTTTTTCGGGCAGGAAGTACCGTTTTTGGTGTCAGATCCACAGACCGGCGACAGTACCGAGCGATTCTTCAATGTAACCTATCAGCCAGTGCGCGAAAACGGGCAGGTAGTGGGCATTTCGCATTTCTCCTACGACGTAACCGAGCTGGTGCTGGCGCGCCGGGCGCTGGCTGACTTCCGCTCCGGGGCGCAGTAA
- a CDS encoding TonB-dependent receptor has product MKRLLLALLLLLASGLPLLAQSATTLSGTVRDASGGALPGVNVFLRGTFDGASTDSVGAFRFETRQTGAAVLVLSLLGYQPQELPVALNGQPVRLALKMKGTPHALGSVVVTAGAFEASDEHRSAALNTRDVQTTAGALSDVAAALNTLPGTTKVGEEGQLFVRGGAANETKVYLDGLLVQNFYAGSVPAVPARGRFAPTLFRGTVFSTGGYSALYGQALSGVLQLNSTDLAAETQTGVSVSSVFVGASRTKRWERTSLDFSGDYTNLTPYMGLLPQNVDWVQAPRGSSGSVKLSHRTGQAGMLKAYGTWSGQRFVIGQPSPEPAGRQQIALQNHNAYLNTTFRSPLRHGWSIQIGVALSRDDKDLQPDTLRLRTLEQAVVGRVVLTNDSVGTRWNLKLGLEGVGQRVTQTYQPHATAALSYQTSFTEQRTAAFVETDFQLTDRLAGRVGGRAEYSALLGLANAAPRLALAYQTTEHSSVSGAYGRFYQTPDNTLLLVQPRLRFEQAQHAVLTYQYNHNGRLLQTEAYHKTYAHLTRFDGRNPRNPADYNNDGTGYARGLDVLWRDRKTVKYLEYWVSYGLLDTRRQYRQDPVSAVPTFAAKHNVSVVGKYWVPKLTTLFGATWSYGSSRRYHDPNQDGYNQGVLPTYQDLSLNASYLTRLFGQFTVVHVSASNVLGRPNVFGYRYATTPDAATGQYRRVAITPTAPRMLFVGVFISINKKSPGDVNERPE; this is encoded by the coding sequence ATGAAACGTCTGCTACTCGCGCTGCTGCTGCTCCTCGCCTCCGGCCTGCCTTTGCTGGCTCAGTCTGCCACCACGCTTTCCGGCACCGTCCGCGACGCGTCGGGGGGCGCGTTGCCGGGCGTGAACGTGTTTCTGCGCGGCACCTTCGATGGCGCCAGCACCGACTCGGTGGGCGCGTTTCGGTTTGAGACCCGGCAGACCGGGGCGGCCGTGCTGGTGCTGAGCTTGCTGGGCTACCAGCCCCAGGAGCTACCCGTGGCGCTCAATGGGCAGCCGGTACGCCTCGCCCTGAAAATGAAAGGCACCCCGCACGCTCTGGGCTCGGTGGTGGTGACGGCCGGCGCCTTCGAGGCCAGCGACGAGCACCGCAGCGCCGCCCTCAACACCCGCGACGTGCAAACCACCGCCGGCGCCCTCTCCGACGTGGCCGCGGCTCTCAACACGCTGCCCGGCACCACCAAAGTAGGGGAGGAGGGCCAGCTGTTTGTGCGCGGCGGGGCTGCCAACGAAACCAAAGTGTACCTCGACGGCCTGCTGGTGCAGAACTTCTACGCCGGCTCGGTGCCCGCAGTGCCGGCCCGCGGGCGGTTTGCGCCCACGCTGTTCCGGGGTACGGTATTCAGCACCGGCGGCTATTCGGCGCTGTATGGGCAGGCGCTGTCGGGAGTGCTGCAGCTGAACTCCACCGATTTGGCCGCTGAAACCCAGACCGGCGTGTCGGTGTCGTCGGTGTTCGTGGGGGCTTCGCGCACCAAGCGCTGGGAGCGGACTTCGCTGGACTTCTCCGGCGACTACACCAACCTGACGCCCTACATGGGCCTGCTGCCGCAGAACGTGGACTGGGTGCAGGCCCCGCGCGGCAGCAGCGGCTCCGTGAAGCTCAGCCACCGCACCGGCCAGGCCGGCATGCTGAAAGCGTACGGCACCTGGAGCGGGCAGCGCTTCGTTATCGGGCAGCCCAGCCCCGAGCCCGCCGGCCGCCAGCAGATAGCGCTGCAAAACCACAACGCCTACCTCAACACCACCTTCCGCAGCCCCCTGCGCCACGGCTGGAGCATCCAGATTGGCGTGGCCCTGAGCCGCGACGACAAAGACCTGCAGCCCGACACGCTGCGCCTGCGCACCCTGGAGCAGGCCGTGGTGGGCCGGGTGGTGCTCACCAACGACTCGGTGGGCACCCGCTGGAACCTGAAGCTGGGCCTGGAAGGCGTGGGCCAGCGCGTCACGCAAACCTATCAGCCGCACGCTACGGCGGCGCTTAGCTACCAAACCAGCTTCACGGAGCAGCGCACGGCCGCTTTCGTGGAAACTGACTTTCAGCTGACCGACCGGCTGGCCGGCCGGGTGGGCGGCCGGGCCGAGTACTCGGCGCTGCTGGGGCTGGCCAACGCCGCGCCGCGCCTGGCGCTGGCCTACCAGACCACCGAGCATAGCTCCGTGTCAGGCGCCTACGGCCGCTTCTACCAGACGCCCGACAACACGCTGCTGCTCGTGCAGCCCCGGCTGCGCTTCGAGCAGGCCCAGCACGCCGTGCTCACCTACCAGTACAACCACAACGGCCGCCTGCTGCAAACCGAAGCTTACCACAAAACCTACGCCCACCTCACCCGCTTCGACGGCCGCAACCCCCGCAACCCCGCTGATTACAACAACGACGGCACCGGCTACGCCCGCGGCCTCGACGTGCTGTGGCGCGACCGGAAAACGGTGAAATACCTGGAGTACTGGGTGAGCTACGGGTTGCTCGACACCCGCCGCCAGTACCGCCAGGACCCCGTGTCGGCCGTGCCTACGTTTGCCGCCAAGCACAACGTGTCGGTGGTGGGGAAATACTGGGTGCCCAAGCTGACCACGCTCTTCGGGGCCACCTGGAGCTACGGCAGCTCCCGCCGCTACCACGACCCCAACCAGGACGGCTACAACCAGGGCGTGCTGCCCACTTACCAGGACCTGAGCCTCAACGCCAGCTACCTCACGCGGCTGTTCGGCCAGTTCACGGTCGTACACGTGTCGGCCTCCAACGTGTTGGGCCGCCCCAACGTGTTCGGCTACCGCTACGCCACCACGCCCGACGCCGCTACCGGCCAGTACCGCCGCGTGGCCATTACGCCCACCGCCCCGCGCATGCTGTTCGTGGGCGTGTTCATCTCCATCAACAAGAAAAGCCCCGGCGACGTGAACGAGCGGCCGGAGTGA
- a CDS encoding MBL fold metallo-hydrolase, translating into MRISWKLIGRLTASIVALLLVAGVAFANLSPQLGGSPSKAQKAAYAQSGHYMDGEFRNLVPTELMTGGSTFSALWKFVFGSKPANVQPPAPLPTRPLDSLSIVRKPAGLLRATWFGHSASLVEIAGKNILFDPMLSVKMGPLPLVTPKRYNPNLAITAEQLPAVDAVLISHDHYDHLDYETIRKLRDKVAGFYVPLGVGAHLLAWGVAPARVHELDWNDSVQLPGGLTIISTPARHFSGRGLTNRNSTSWSSWVLKTPSQRVFYSGDGGYGPHFKTIGQQHGPFDLALMECGQYDDQWAQIHMKPEQTVQATLDVRGRVLLPVHWGAFTEANHAWNEPVRRASAEAARLLLPITTPELGQPVTPGAGALPQVQWWQ; encoded by the coding sequence ATGCGTATTTCTTGGAAACTGATTGGGCGGCTGACCGCCAGTATTGTGGCGCTGCTGCTGGTGGCGGGCGTGGCCTTCGCCAACCTGAGCCCGCAGCTGGGCGGCTCGCCCTCCAAAGCTCAAAAGGCCGCCTACGCGCAGTCGGGGCACTACATGGATGGCGAGTTCCGCAACCTGGTGCCCACTGAGCTGATGACCGGCGGCAGCACGTTTTCGGCGCTATGGAAATTCGTATTCGGGAGCAAGCCCGCCAACGTACAGCCGCCCGCGCCGCTGCCCACTCGCCCGCTCGATTCGCTCAGTATCGTGCGCAAGCCGGCCGGGCTACTGCGCGCCACTTGGTTCGGGCACTCGGCCAGCTTGGTGGAAATAGCCGGCAAAAACATCCTCTTCGACCCCATGCTGAGCGTGAAAATGGGCCCGCTGCCGCTCGTCACGCCCAAGCGCTACAACCCCAACCTGGCCATCACGGCCGAGCAGCTGCCAGCCGTTGATGCGGTGCTGATTTCGCACGACCACTACGACCACCTCGACTACGAAACCATCCGGAAGCTGCGCGACAAGGTGGCGGGCTTCTACGTGCCGCTGGGCGTGGGTGCGCACCTGCTGGCCTGGGGCGTGGCACCGGCCCGCGTGCACGAGCTGGACTGGAACGACTCGGTGCAGCTGCCCGGCGGCCTCACCATCATCAGCACGCCGGCGCGCCATTTTTCGGGTCGGGGCCTCACCAACCGCAACTCCACTTCCTGGAGCTCTTGGGTGCTCAAAACCCCTTCGCAGCGCGTGTTCTACAGCGGCGACGGCGGCTACGGCCCGCACTTCAAAACCATCGGCCAGCAGCACGGCCCCTTCGACCTGGCTCTGATGGAGTGCGGCCAGTACGACGACCAATGGGCCCAAATCCACATGAAACCCGAGCAGACCGTGCAGGCCACGCTGGACGTGCGCGGCCGGGTGCTGCTACCAGTGCATTGGGGCGCTTTCACCGAGGCCAACCACGCCTGGAACGAGCCCGTGCGCCGCGCCTCCGCCGAAGCTGCCCGCCTACTGCTGCCCATCACCACGCCCGAGTTGGGACAGCCCGTCACGCCAGGCGCGGGTGCGCTGCCGCAGGTGCAATGGTGGCAGTAG
- a CDS encoding fatty acid desaturase codes for MRLFNPTASVAKGDQLTPGWLKSGWLYLLLLPALVWGFSSLSVERSVASVLLTVFTVGLGHSIGLHRGIIHRSYRCSRLLRGVLAYCFVHSGLGGPLSWVRVHYFRDYWQNRPDCPAYFRYDHSIWQDYAWNLHLALRPADEARYAIPAEDLHDPWLRFLERTWYWHVLGAAALIWSVFSFEAMIVCVCVRISVTILGHWFVGFVSHKYGYARYDIDQATEHGYNNFVLGALSFGEGFHNNHHAHPSSAKMSTAWYELDLGWYLIATLRALGLVWDVQVVGQTPTQKPQAKARAYRWHWPWQE; via the coding sequence ATGCGCTTGTTTAATCCTACTGCCAGCGTTGCCAAGGGCGACCAGCTAACTCCCGGCTGGCTGAAATCGGGCTGGCTGTATCTGCTGCTGCTGCCGGCCCTGGTGTGGGGGTTCTCTTCGCTGTCGGTGGAGCGGAGCGTGGCCTCCGTACTGCTCACGGTGTTTACCGTGGGGCTGGGTCATTCCATCGGGCTGCACCGCGGCATCATTCACCGCTCCTACCGCTGCTCGCGGCTGTTGCGCGGGGTACTCGCTTACTGTTTCGTGCACTCAGGCCTGGGCGGGCCGCTCTCTTGGGTGCGGGTGCACTACTTCCGCGACTACTGGCAAAACCGCCCCGACTGCCCCGCCTACTTCCGCTACGACCATTCCATATGGCAGGACTACGCCTGGAACCTGCACCTGGCGTTGCGGCCCGCCGATGAAGCCCGTTACGCTATTCCTGCCGAAGACCTGCACGACCCGTGGCTGCGCTTTCTGGAGCGTACCTGGTACTGGCACGTGCTGGGCGCAGCGGCCCTGATCTGGAGCGTATTCAGCTTCGAGGCCATGATTGTCTGCGTGTGCGTGCGGATCAGCGTTACCATCCTGGGGCACTGGTTTGTGGGCTTCGTATCACACAAATACGGCTACGCCCGCTATGATATTGACCAGGCTACCGAGCATGGCTACAACAACTTCGTTTTGGGCGCACTGTCCTTCGGCGAAGGCTTCCACAACAACCATCACGCCCACCCCAGCTCCGCCAAAATGAGCACCGCCTGGTACGAACTGGACCTTGGCTGGTACCTGATTGCCACGCTGCGGGCTCTGGGGTTGGTCTGGGACGTACAAGTGGTGGGCCAGACGCCGACCCAGAAGCCTCAGGCCAAAGCCCGCGCCTACCGCTGGCACTGGCCTTGGCAAGAGTAA
- a CDS encoding GNAT family N-acetyltransferase: MTLTWTTLPFDLLSVPQLYALLQLRSEVFVVEQTCAFQDIDGQDQAATHLLGYTETGELAAYARLFGAGISYPEASIGRVVVSPKFRRYGLGRELLHQAIGAVEQLFGAQPIQIGAQLYLQAFYESFGFRQVGEGYLEDGIPHIHMVRA; this comes from the coding sequence ATGACCCTTACCTGGACCACCCTCCCCTTCGACCTGCTTTCCGTGCCCCAGCTCTACGCCTTGCTGCAGCTGCGCAGCGAGGTATTTGTAGTAGAGCAGACCTGCGCCTTCCAGGACATCGACGGGCAGGACCAGGCCGCCACCCACCTGCTGGGCTATACCGAAACCGGCGAGCTGGCCGCCTACGCCCGCCTGTTTGGGGCCGGCATCAGCTACCCCGAGGCCAGCATCGGGCGGGTGGTGGTCAGCCCGAAGTTCCGGCGCTACGGGCTGGGCCGCGAGCTGCTGCATCAGGCCATTGGCGCCGTCGAGCAGCTGTTCGGGGCCCAGCCCATCCAGATTGGGGCGCAGCTGTATCTGCAGGCGTTTTATGAGAGCTTCGGGTTTCGGCAGGTGGGCGAGGGCTACCTCGAAGACGGCATCCCGCACATCCACATGGTGCGCGCCTGA